One genomic region from Rosa rugosa chromosome 1, drRosRugo1.1, whole genome shotgun sequence encodes:
- the LOC133719673 gene encoding uncharacterized protein LOC133719673, whose product MPGVMFVLVALHFGLYTTETFTQSESPRSQSQIKTRPFEHSEGSLTHPFLQQLFSFEVSHDLSFPTPILSPSTSPITILDPIMSHLALSQVSLTTTVPAGSDLSLRRSVFKCILSYSQSRCTMVELLGSSNNNHC is encoded by the exons ATGCCTGGGGTGATGTTTGTGTTAGTGGCTCTGCACTTTGGTTTATATACTACAGAGACCTTCACACAGTCAGAGAGTCCGAGGAGCCAAAGCCAAATCAAAACCCGTCCTTTCGAACACTCCGAGGGATCACTCACACACCCATTTCTCCAACAACTCTTCTCTTTCGAGGTTTCGCATGATCTGAGTTTCCCAACTCCTATATTAAGTCCTTCTACATCGCCCATAACCATTCTTGATCCAATCATGTCTCACTTGGCTCTCTCTCAG GTTTCACTTACTACTACTGTTCCTGCTGGAAGTGACTTATCTCTGAGAAGATCTGTGTTCAAG TGCATCCTGAGTTATTCACAATCAAGATGTACCATGGTGGAATTATTAGGGAGCAGCAACAACAACCACTGCTAA
- the LOC133727314 gene encoding trimethyltridecatetraene synthase-like, with protein sequence MELVSTWPVLTLVCLATLTLLSKLLFFQSRKLKSPPGPKPWPIIGNLNLMGPVPHQSLHKLSQTYGPIMQLKFGSRPVVIASSAEMAKQFLKTHDHVFASRPQTAAGKYLTYNYLDVTWAPYGDYWRQGRKIFITELFSSKRLESFEYIRVEEIRAFVSRLCALSGKPVMLKEHISRLTLSTVSRIVLGKDYFSQTDIQTSVVTLKRFQDMLDELVSLSGVLNIGDWIPWLEFLDLQGYVKQMKGLKKKLDSFHDYILDEHKAKMGGVQDFVPKDMVDLLLKLVDNPDLEVRLTLDGVKGFTQDLIAGGTDTSATNLEWAMSELIKQPHLIRKATEELDRVIGRERWVEEKDLEHLPYIDAIMKETMRKHPVVSMLAPHLALEDCNVEGYHIRKGTRVFVNTWSIGRDPLLWDAPEEFNPERFLLGSKGIDVKGQSFELLPFGSGRRMCPGYGLGLKMIRCSLANMLHGFNWKLPENMKPEDLSMEEVSGLSTPRKVPLVAVGEPRLPIHLY encoded by the exons ATGGAGCTGGTTTCCACTTGGCCCGTTCTAACCTTGGTCTGTCTAGCAACTCTAACCCTTCTCTCCaaacttttatttttccaaagcCGAAAACTGAAATCTCCACCCGGTCCTAAACCATGGCCTATTATCGGCAACCTAAACCTCATGGGTCCAGTCCCTCACCAAAGCCTTCACAAACTCTCCCAAACTTATGGACCAATAATGCAGCTCAAGTTCGGATCCCGCCCAGTTGTCATTGCTTCCTCTGCAGAAATGGCAAAGCAATTTCTCAAAACACATGATCATGTCTTTGCCTCTAGACCCCAAACTGCAGCTGGCAAGTACCTCACTTACAACTACCTCGACGTCACTTGGGCGCCTTACGGTGACTATTGGCGCCAAGGCCGCAAGATTTTCATCACCGAGCTCTTCAGCTCGAAAAGACTGGAGTCTTTCGAGTACATTCGAGTTGAAGAGATACGCGCTTTTGTATCGCGCCTCTGTGCCTTGTCAGGGAAGCCGGTTATGCTTAAAGAGCATATCTCTCGCCTAACGCTAAGTACAGTGAGTAGGATTGTGTTGGGAAAGGATTACTTCAGCCAAACTGATATTCAGACCTCGGTTGTGACGCTCAAAAGGTTTCAGGACATGTTAGATGAGTTGGTGTCGCTTAGCGGGGTTTTGAATATAGGGGACTGGATACCATGGCTGGAGTTTTTGGACTTGCAAGGGTACGTGAAGCAAATGAAGGGATTGAAGAAAAAACTGGACAGCTTTCATGATTATATTCTGGATGAACACAAGGCAAAGATGGGAGGAGTGCAGGATTTTGTGCCGAAGGACATGGTGGACTTATTGTTGAAGCTGGTTGATAATCCGGATCTTGAAGTTAGGCTCACACTAGACGGTGTCAAGGGATTCACCCAG GATTTAATAGCCGGAGGAACGGATACATCTGCAACGAATTTGGAGTGGGCAATGTCTGAACTCataaaacaaccacacctcattAGAAAGGCAACCGAAGAGCTTGACAGAGTAAttgggagagagagatgggtggaAGAAAAAGACTTGGAACACCTCCCCTACATAGATGCAATCATGAAAGAGACAATGAGGAAGCACCCTGTTGTTTCAATGCTTGCACCACATCTAGCCCTTGAAGATTGCAACGTGGAAGGTTACCATATTCGTAAAGGGACTAGAGTGTTCGTAAATACATGGAGCATAGGGAGAGACCCTTTATTATGGGATGCACCAGAGGAGTTTAATCCAGAGAGATTTTTATTGGGAAGTAAGGGGATTGACGTGAAGGGACAAAGTTTTGAGCTGCTTCCATTTGGTTCAGGAAGGAGGATGTGCCCTGGTTATGGCCTAGGACTCAAAATGATTCGGTGTAGCTTGGCTAACATGTTACATGGGTTCAACTGGAAATTACCTGAGAATATGAAACCAGAAGATTTAAGCATGGAGGAAGTTTCTGGGTTGTCAACACCTCGGAAGGTCCCACTTGTTGCAGTTGGGGAGCCTAGGCTCCCGATCCATCTCTATTAG
- the LOC133727315 gene encoding uncharacterized protein LOC133727315 encodes MADPTRPEFDILDSEGLEYHRWVSDVETAFVAKDYTATITDPKDDELSNKVKANALMFLRRHIDPSLRWEYLQLKTPKELWDALKGSFGNIHDTLLPELTVQWNEIRLLDYKRVNDFNKDMLRLKARLNFCGKELTEDDMIQKTLSTFPTSAIILANQYRLEYDNKRITTFNKLINLLQVAERHHEVLLNNNAGLLGQRKFPRLIMAK; translated from the coding sequence atggctgatccaactcgacctgaatttgacatcttggactcagaaggacttgagtaccatcgttgggtttccgatgtggAAACTGcttttgtggcaaaagactacactgccaccattaccgaccccaaagatgatgaactatctaataaggtgaaagcaaatgccttaatgtttctgaggcgacatattgaccctagcctacgctgggagtaccttcagttgaagacacccaaagaactgtgggatgcccttaagggaagttttgggaacattcatgacaccttgctcccagaactaaccgttcagtggaatgaaatccgcttgcttgactataaaagggtcaatgacttcaacaaggatatgttgcgcctaaaggcacgtctaaatttctgtggaaaggaactcacagaagatgatatgatccagaagactctttctacttttcctacttcagcaattatactagcgaaccagtataggctggagtatgacaacaaaagaatcacaacattcaataagctgatcaacctactgcaagtggctgagaggcatcatgaggttcttttgaacaatAATGCAGGCctgttgggacaaagaaaattcccgaggctaattatggcaaagtga